A stretch of the Nothobranchius furzeri strain GRZ-AD chromosome 5, NfurGRZ-RIMD1, whole genome shotgun sequence genome encodes the following:
- the LOC139069906 gene encoding uncharacterized protein isoform X2: MVPNFGKKEEEKRGKDAAALRRYFGMTSAATEEQPSTSTAHTSRPVFELEEGQSAGTTSPQEDTLERPTSICELDEGQPAATSPQQDTSEKPERSTNESH; this comes from the exons atggtgcccaatttcggaaaaaaagaggaggagaaacgaggaaaagatgcag cagccctacgcagatattttgggatgacatcagctgccactgaggaacagccatctacctccactgctcataccagtaggccagtatttgaacttgaggagggacagtctgctggcaccacatctccccaggaagatactttag agagacctaccagtatatgtgaacttgatgagggacagccagctgccacgtctccccaacaagatacgtcag agaagcctgaacgatcaaccaatgagtcccattga